The Terracoccus luteus genome includes a region encoding these proteins:
- a CDS encoding energy-coupling factor ABC transporter ATP-binding protein, translating into MIELDGAVVEVPVDDDAHVAPSRGAGGDRWRTIVGPLDLTLRERRVTVVGANGSGKSTLLRLLNGLVLPSRGTVRVDGLDTGRDGSAVRRRVAFGFTDPLSQLVMPTGREDVELSLRRTHRGRAERAAAAGRVLDRFGLADLGDRSVYDLSGGERQLLALAVVLATDPAVLVLDEPTTLLDRRNTLLLRRTLESLPQTVVVATHDLDLALEADRTLVVDRARVVFDGPPREAVERYVALTATP; encoded by the coding sequence GTGATCGAGCTCGACGGGGCGGTCGTCGAGGTCCCGGTCGACGACGACGCGCACGTCGCGCCCTCGCGCGGGGCGGGCGGCGACCGGTGGCGCACCATCGTCGGCCCGCTCGACCTCACGCTGCGCGAGCGCCGCGTCACCGTCGTCGGGGCGAACGGCTCGGGGAAGTCGACCCTGCTGCGCCTGCTCAACGGGCTCGTCCTGCCGTCGCGTGGCACGGTGCGCGTCGACGGTCTCGACACCGGGCGCGACGGGTCGGCGGTGCGGCGCCGGGTCGCCTTCGGCTTCACCGACCCGCTGTCCCAGCTCGTCATGCCCACGGGCCGTGAGGACGTCGAGCTGTCGTTGCGTCGCACCCACCGGGGGCGGGCCGAACGAGCGGCGGCGGCCGGCCGGGTGCTCGACCGCTTCGGGCTGGCCGACCTCGGTGACCGCAGCGTCTACGACCTCTCCGGCGGCGAGCGCCAGCTGCTCGCGCTCGCCGTCGTGCTCGCGACCGACCCCGCCGTGCTCGTGCTCGACGAGCCGACGACCCTGCTCGACCGGCGCAACACCCTGCTGCTGCGCCGGACCCTCGAGTCGCTGCCGCAGACGGTGGTCGTCGCCACCCACGACCTCGACCTCGCGCTCGAGGCCGACCGCACCCTCGTCGTCGACCGGGCCCGTGTCGTCTTCGACGGCCCGCCGCGGGAGGCGGTCGAGCGCTACGTCGCCCTGACGGCGACACCGTGA
- a CDS encoding WhiB family transcriptional regulator, which produces MHELVVMSGQVEDEVEVSWQERSLCAQTDPEAFFPEKGGSTREAKKVCVGCEVRSECLEYALAHDERFGIWGGLSERERRKLKKRAV; this is translated from the coding sequence ATGCACGAGCTGGTGGTCATGTCGGGACAGGTCGAGGACGAGGTCGAGGTCTCGTGGCAGGAGCGCTCGCTCTGTGCCCAGACCGACCCCGAGGCGTTCTTCCCCGAGAAGGGTGGCTCCACCCGCGAGGCCAAGAAGGTCTGCGTCGGGTGCGAGGTGCGCTCGGAGTGCCTCGAGTACGCCCTCGCCCACGACGAGCGCTTCGGCATCTGGGGCGGGCTGTCCGAGCGCGAGCGTCGCAAGCTGAAGAAGCGCGCGGTCTGA
- a CDS encoding zinc-binding dehydrogenase, translating to MLAAQAVSQSASDPMSGLRVGERDAPTAREGWQVVDLRAAALNHHDVWSLRGVGLPADRLPMVLGCDGAGVTADGEEVIVHAVIASDGWAGDETLDPRRTLLSELHDGTLAEQVAVPVGNVVPKPAGLSWETAACLSTAWLTAYRMLFTNAGVRPGDTVLVQGAGGGVATALVQLGAAAGIRMWVTSRDEARGARAVEIGAERAFAADERLPERVAAVMETVGAATWSHSVNSLNPGGAIVISGATSGDAPAKAELTKIFFKQLRVVGSTMGTRDELAALARFVDRSGIEPVVDSVVPLERAQEGFARMVDGELFGKVVFTVG from the coding sequence ATGCTCGCCGCCCAGGCCGTCAGCCAGTCCGCCAGCGACCCGATGTCGGGTCTGCGAGTGGGGGAGCGGGACGCCCCCACCGCCCGTGAGGGCTGGCAGGTGGTCGACCTGCGAGCCGCCGCCCTCAACCACCACGACGTCTGGTCGCTGCGCGGCGTCGGGCTGCCCGCCGACCGCCTGCCCATGGTGCTCGGCTGCGACGGCGCCGGCGTCACCGCCGACGGCGAGGAGGTCATCGTCCACGCCGTCATCGCGTCGGACGGCTGGGCCGGCGACGAGACCCTCGACCCGCGCCGGACCCTGCTCTCCGAGCTGCACGACGGGACGCTGGCCGAGCAGGTCGCCGTGCCCGTGGGCAACGTCGTGCCCAAGCCGGCGGGCCTGTCGTGGGAGACCGCCGCCTGCCTCTCGACGGCGTGGTTGACCGCCTACCGCATGCTCTTCACGAACGCGGGCGTCCGCCCCGGCGACACGGTGCTCGTGCAGGGCGCCGGGGGCGGGGTCGCCACCGCGCTCGTGCAGCTCGGCGCGGCGGCCGGCATCCGGATGTGGGTGACCTCCCGCGACGAGGCGCGCGGCGCGCGGGCGGTCGAGATCGGCGCCGAGCGGGCTTTCGCCGCCGACGAGCGTCTGCCCGAGCGGGTCGCCGCCGTGATGGAGACCGTCGGCGCGGCGACGTGGTCGCACTCCGTCAACTCCCTCAACCCCGGCGGCGCCATCGTCATCTCCGGCGCGACGTCGGGTGACGCGCCCGCGAAGGCCGAGCTGACGAAGATCTTCTTCAAGCAGCTGCGGGTCGTCGGGTCGACGATGGGCACGCGTGACGAGCTCGCCGCCCTGGCCCGCTTCGTCGACCGCAGCGGCATCGAGCCGGTGGTCGACAGCGTGGTGCCCCTCGAGCGGGCTCAGGAGGGGTTCGCGCGCATGGTCGACGGCGAGCTCTTCGGCAAGGTGGTCTTCACCGTCGGCTGA
- a CDS encoding glycosyltransferase, with protein sequence MPDDAPTASATVTGADLRRDGPPVDPPEQAALGDTPHRRPDAGGRGSVVPAGPAASSGTVDVDVVLVVRDGSPWLARCLDALAAQTVRPRRLVVVDDASTDTSAAIAEAHQPVRRVVPDVRVLRLTRRAPLAVAVDAGVAALPVVAETPEDASGAGDRAGRWVWVLHHDTLPHPDALARLHETVLRSPSVGVAGPKRVSAADPRRLVELGLQITRTGRRIASPAVGETDQGQYDGRSDVLAVGTAGMLLRRDVHELLGGFDPSFVEHGAALDLGWRAQLADHRVVVVPSAVVRDASGLTSDPPDPTAARATREADRGARRAARQVALARCSPLAMPLLAVWIACSAVVSAVVLLVAKRPRRAWRELTDLAALMRPGAVLSARWRGRRTKRLRRDDLATLFVTPGAAMRTTVDHIQDAVTPERTRPRREVVTTAEPGPVDDDVASLTTLPASLPRRVLTHPGFLAVLAVLVATVAAWRDPIRAGALSPTHTGLAGGQLRPVTTGADGLWHAFRDAWHGAGLGTGLESGPHLAVLSGLTWLAERVPGVAESRSSAGLTIAWLLFLAPALAAWSAYLAGRVVTPSRLARALGALVWAGVAVLPQATTAGRLSAAAAHVLLPFVLAGFVLAARRDGTFTGAFATALATAVLGAFAPSLLALSVVAALVLLLVGPGARRWRALVLLVVPGALLGPWAARFVDDPRLLLSGPGLVSTGPGPTWLTALLGQPDADLGLTSWLLAPVVVLGLLGLAVRGAGRAERIALGVASLLGLLGLAVALASAHVVLGTAQTGVGTSRPAHLWPGLGLQLWVAALVVGLLAGSRVPLRTLTRRSVFASGHGAEPPPARTRGARARRVGAVTVASLAVALAVLPTAGLLVRWGAVGLGDRLTVGQATLPAVAVEQGSGPLGNRLLLLRPSDDVTDFVLVGQEPGDLLRDLDRPAGADDAALVDAVAEIVGGRGGDSLDASRLAALGVGFVQVRGGVDDPLSRRLDASGGLSRLGTSEHGILWKVQPTEAAPGAPPATAPSRARLVDGQGRLLAAVPTDGPHAALDERLPAAGGDGPRYLTVAEPSDWAHHAVVTFDDAVLQPVAGRDAPTYALPATAGTVRVDLAAADPWWRLGQAVLLGFVVFMAVPFGNRRSRRQA encoded by the coding sequence GTGCCCGATGACGCGCCGACCGCGAGCGCGACGGTCACCGGCGCCGACCTGAGGCGCGACGGTCCGCCGGTGGACCCGCCCGAGCAGGCCGCCCTCGGTGACACGCCGCACCGCCGACCGGATGCCGGTGGGCGGGGCTCTGTCGTGCCCGCAGGCCCCGCGGCCTCGAGCGGGACCGTCGACGTCGACGTGGTCCTCGTCGTGCGCGACGGGTCGCCCTGGCTGGCGCGCTGCCTCGACGCCCTCGCCGCCCAGACCGTGCGCCCCCGCCGCCTCGTCGTCGTCGACGACGCGAGCACCGACACCTCCGCCGCCATCGCCGAGGCCCACCAGCCCGTGCGTCGCGTCGTGCCCGACGTCCGGGTGCTGCGCCTGACCCGACGCGCCCCGCTCGCCGTCGCCGTCGACGCCGGCGTGGCGGCGCTCCCCGTCGTCGCCGAGACCCCCGAGGACGCTTCCGGGGCGGGTGACCGGGCCGGGCGCTGGGTGTGGGTCCTGCACCACGACACGCTCCCGCACCCCGACGCGCTCGCCCGCCTGCACGAGACCGTGCTGCGCTCGCCGTCGGTCGGCGTGGCCGGCCCGAAGCGGGTGAGCGCCGCAGACCCCCGCCGCCTCGTCGAGCTCGGGCTGCAGATCACACGCACCGGGCGTCGCATCGCCTCCCCGGCCGTCGGCGAGACCGACCAGGGCCAGTACGACGGACGCTCCGACGTCCTCGCCGTCGGCACGGCCGGGATGCTGCTGCGCCGCGACGTGCACGAGCTGCTCGGCGGCTTCGACCCGAGCTTCGTCGAGCACGGCGCCGCCCTCGACCTCGGCTGGCGGGCGCAGCTCGCCGACCACCGCGTCGTCGTCGTCCCGTCGGCCGTGGTGCGCGACGCCTCGGGCCTCACCTCCGACCCGCCCGACCCCACCGCCGCGCGGGCGACCCGCGAGGCCGACCGGGGGGCGCGCCGCGCCGCCCGGCAGGTGGCGCTCGCGCGCTGCTCGCCCCTGGCCATGCCCCTGCTCGCCGTGTGGATCGCGTGCTCGGCGGTCGTCTCGGCGGTCGTGCTGCTCGTCGCCAAGCGACCGCGCAGAGCCTGGCGCGAGCTGACCGACCTCGCCGCCCTGATGCGACCGGGCGCCGTCCTGTCGGCCCGGTGGCGCGGTCGGCGCACCAAGCGCCTGCGGCGCGACGACCTCGCCACCCTCTTCGTCACCCCCGGTGCGGCGATGCGCACGACCGTCGACCACATCCAGGACGCCGTGACCCCGGAGCGCACCCGGCCCCGGCGCGAGGTCGTGACGACGGCTGAACCCGGCCCCGTCGACGACGACGTGGCGTCGCTGACGACGCTGCCGGCATCCCTGCCCCGGCGGGTGCTCACCCACCCCGGGTTCCTCGCCGTCCTCGCCGTGCTCGTCGCCACCGTGGCGGCCTGGCGCGACCCGATCCGGGCCGGCGCGCTGTCGCCGACTCACACGGGCCTCGCGGGCGGCCAGCTGCGGCCCGTCACGACCGGCGCCGACGGCCTGTGGCACGCCTTCCGCGACGCGTGGCACGGCGCCGGGCTCGGCACCGGGCTCGAGTCGGGCCCGCACCTCGCCGTCCTCTCCGGCCTGACCTGGCTCGCCGAGCGGGTGCCGGGAGTCGCCGAGAGCCGCTCGAGCGCCGGCCTGACCATCGCCTGGCTGCTCTTCCTCGCCCCGGCCCTTGCGGCCTGGTCGGCCTACCTCGCGGGCCGGGTCGTCACCCCGTCCCGGCTCGCCCGCGCCCTCGGTGCCCTCGTCTGGGCCGGCGTGGCGGTGCTGCCGCAGGCGACGACCGCCGGCCGCCTGTCGGCCGCGGCCGCCCACGTGCTGCTGCCCTTCGTGCTCGCCGGTTTCGTGCTCGCCGCGCGCCGTGACGGCACCTTCACGGGTGCCTTCGCGACCGCGCTCGCGACCGCGGTGCTCGGTGCCTTCGCCCCGTCCCTGCTCGCGCTGTCGGTGGTCGCCGCCCTCGTGCTGCTCCTCGTCGGGCCGGGCGCCCGGAGGTGGCGCGCACTCGTGCTGCTGGTCGTCCCCGGCGCCCTGCTCGGCCCGTGGGCGGCGCGGTTCGTCGACGACCCGCGTCTGCTGCTCTCGGGCCCAGGGCTCGTCTCGACCGGCCCCGGCCCCACCTGGCTGACCGCGCTGCTCGGGCAGCCCGACGCCGACCTCGGTCTCACGAGCTGGCTGCTCGCGCCCGTCGTCGTGCTCGGCCTGCTCGGCCTCGCAGTGCGCGGCGCCGGTCGCGCCGAGCGCATCGCCCTCGGCGTCGCGTCGCTGCTCGGGTTGCTCGGCCTCGCCGTCGCGCTGGCCTCGGCCCACGTCGTGCTCGGCACCGCGCAGACCGGCGTCGGCACCTCCCGACCCGCCCACCTCTGGCCGGGCCTCGGTCTGCAGCTGTGGGTCGCCGCCCTGGTCGTCGGTCTGCTGGCCGGCAGCCGTGTGCCCCTGCGCACGCTGACCCGTCGGTCGGTCTTTGCGTCCGGGCACGGCGCCGAGCCGCCGCCCGCCCGTACCCGGGGGGCGCGGGCCCGACGGGTCGGGGCGGTCACGGTCGCCTCCCTCGCGGTGGCGCTGGCGGTGCTGCCGACGGCCGGCCTGCTCGTCCGGTGGGGCGCCGTGGGGTTGGGCGACCGCCTGACCGTCGGGCAGGCCACCCTCCCGGCGGTCGCGGTCGAGCAGGGCAGCGGTCCGCTCGGCAACCGGCTGCTGCTGCTCCGTCCCTCCGACGACGTCACCGACTTCGTGCTCGTCGGGCAGGAGCCCGGCGACCTGCTGCGCGACCTCGACCGGCCGGCCGGCGCCGATGACGCGGCCCTCGTCGACGCCGTGGCCGAGATCGTCGGCGGTCGCGGCGGCGACTCCCTCGACGCCTCTCGTCTGGCCGCCCTCGGCGTCGGCTTCGTGCAGGTCCGTGGCGGGGTCGACGACCCGCTTTCCCGGCGCCTCGACGCCTCCGGTGGCCTGAGCCGCCTGGGGACGAGCGAGCACGGCATCCTCTGGAAGGTCCAGCCGACGGAGGCCGCTCCCGGCGCCCCGCCCGCGACCGCGCCGTCCCGGGCGCGTCTCGTCGACGGGCAGGGGCGCCTGCTCGCCGCCGTGCCCACCGATGGACCGCACGCCGCCCTCGACGAGCGGCTGCCCGCGGCGGGCGGCGACGGCCCGCGCTACCTCACCGTCGCCGAGCCCTCCGACTGGGCCCACCACGCCGTCGTCACCTTCGACGACGCGGTCCTCCAGCCGGTCGCCGGCCGCGACGCCCCGACGTACGCCCTGCCCGCCACCGCCGGCACCGTCCGTGTCGACCTCGCTGCGGCCGACCCCTGGTGGCGCCTGGGCCAGGCGGTGCTGCTCGGTTTCGTCGTCTTCATGGCCGTCCCCTTCGGCAACCGTCGCTCGAGGAGGCAGGCGTGA
- a CDS encoding metallopeptidase family protein: MSTSPGPGAGPTADRPARRATGRRDRHGRGHRGPLAWPPVPVMTSRRDAFDDYVLDAAARLEATCGRAFPAVEFAVEDVPRGPAPWDHREVPLGRLYPATGGRPARIVVYRRPVETRVTDPRDKAALVADVVTEQVAGLLGVSPEELDPGFDQ; the protein is encoded by the coding sequence GTGAGCACGAGTCCCGGCCCCGGTGCGGGCCCGACGGCCGACCGTCCCGCAAGACGGGCGACGGGCAGGCGTGACCGGCACGGTCGCGGTCACCGGGGGCCGCTGGCGTGGCCGCCCGTGCCGGTGATGACGAGCCGGCGCGACGCCTTCGACGACTACGTCCTCGACGCCGCCGCCCGGCTCGAGGCGACGTGCGGGCGCGCTTTCCCCGCAGTGGAGTTCGCGGTCGAGGACGTACCGCGTGGCCCCGCGCCGTGGGACCACCGCGAGGTGCCGCTCGGTCGCCTCTACCCCGCGACGGGCGGACGCCCGGCCCGCATCGTCGTCTACCGGCGCCCGGTCGAGACGCGGGTGACGGACCCGCGCGACAAGGCCGCCCTCGTGGCCGACGTCGTCACGGAGCAGGTCGCCGGCCTGCTCGGGGTGTCGCCGGAGGAGCTCGACCCCGGCTTCGACCAGTAG
- a CDS encoding biotin transporter BioY translates to MTSAPRPAGSRDPGPTLSPGPGDRPATDASTDRRAPRGVDAQSVALVAVFAAVVVAAAVVPGIPVGGLGVPITLQTFAVMLCGLVLGPWRGGLAVLVYLLIGFVGFPVFSRGQSGLQVLGGPSAGYLLAFVVAAVAVGLLARRIVRTQPRSRWVPTLFAAAMLTSIVVVHTFGVAGLMVNGRLSLPAALATDAAFFPGDIVKNLVAAMAAGAVHRAFPDVLVRRGR, encoded by the coding sequence GTGACCTCAGCACCGCGCCCCGCCGGCTCCCGCGACCCCGGTCCGACGCTCTCACCCGGCCCCGGCGACCGGCCCGCCACCGACGCGTCGACCGACCGTCGCGCACCGCGCGGGGTCGACGCCCAGTCGGTCGCCCTCGTCGCCGTGTTCGCCGCGGTCGTCGTCGCGGCGGCGGTGGTGCCCGGCATCCCGGTCGGTGGTCTCGGCGTGCCGATCACGCTGCAGACGTTCGCCGTCATGCTGTGCGGCCTCGTGCTCGGCCCCTGGCGCGGCGGGTTGGCCGTGCTCGTCTACCTGCTCATCGGCTTCGTCGGCTTCCCGGTCTTCAGCCGCGGCCAGTCGGGGCTGCAGGTGCTCGGCGGCCCGTCGGCGGGCTACCTGCTCGCGTTCGTCGTCGCCGCCGTCGCCGTGGGCCTGCTGGCCCGTCGCATCGTGCGCACCCAGCCCCGCTCGCGCTGGGTGCCGACGCTGTTCGCCGCCGCGATGCTGACCTCGATCGTCGTCGTGCACACCTTCGGGGTGGCCGGGCTCATGGTCAACGGCCGGCTCTCGCTGCCGGCCGCCCTCGCGACCGACGCCGCCTTCTTCCCGGGCGACATCGTCAAGAACCTCGTGGCCGCCATGGCAGCCGGGGCGGTGCACCGCGCCTTCCCCGACGTCCTCGTCCGCCGAGGCCGCTGA
- a CDS encoding coenzyme F420-0:L-glutamate ligase → MSDAGTQGTPRTPDAPGTVTVVPLTGIPEVTEGTDLADAVDAGLRASDVTLVDGDVLVVSSKVASKSLGLVVDDAVDKDALVLRESSAVVAERATADGRVTRVVRATAGPVMAAAGIDGSNTGARGGWLLLPHDPDAVCERLHAELVRRHGVRLGVVLSDTSARPWRVGHSDFALGAHGLHVVDDLRGGVDADGRPLAVTTRAVADEIASAADLAKGKASAVPVAVVRGLATLVLEDDATGTTDTGTDAATRHPRGRDLVRTGPYDWFGMGRAESVRAALGVAPGSAASLEVGVAPAEPGDDGALSRAVRVAMRGCDEVTADVGAGQVTLGAPSPYELGRFVARLEVALWGEWLEGEVSAPSADGVSVGVTLSRR, encoded by the coding sequence GTGAGCGACGCAGGCACACAGGGCACACCACGCACGCCGGACGCCCCGGGCACGGTCACCGTCGTCCCGCTGACCGGCATCCCCGAGGTGACGGAGGGCACCGACCTCGCGGATGCCGTCGACGCGGGCCTGCGCGCCAGCGACGTCACGCTCGTCGACGGTGACGTGCTCGTCGTGTCGAGCAAGGTGGCGAGCAAGTCCCTCGGCCTCGTCGTCGACGACGCCGTCGACAAGGACGCCCTCGTGCTACGCGAGAGCTCGGCCGTCGTCGCCGAGCGGGCCACGGCCGACGGCCGCGTCACGCGCGTCGTACGGGCCACGGCGGGCCCGGTCATGGCGGCCGCCGGCATCGACGGCTCGAACACCGGGGCCCGCGGCGGCTGGCTGCTGCTCCCCCACGACCCGGACGCCGTCTGCGAGCGGCTGCACGCCGAGCTCGTCCGACGGCACGGCGTGCGCCTCGGCGTCGTGCTCAGCGACACCTCCGCCAGGCCGTGGCGCGTGGGCCACTCCGACTTCGCCCTCGGTGCGCACGGGCTGCACGTCGTCGACGACCTGCGCGGCGGCGTCGACGCCGACGGGCGTCCGCTCGCCGTCACCACGCGCGCCGTCGCCGACGAGATCGCCTCGGCCGCCGACCTCGCCAAGGGCAAGGCGAGCGCCGTGCCGGTGGCCGTCGTGCGCGGCCTGGCCACGCTCGTGCTCGAGGACGACGCCACTGGCACCACTGACACCGGCACCGACGCCGCCACCCGGCATCCGCGGGGACGGGACCTCGTGCGCACCGGGCCCTACGACTGGTTCGGCATGGGACGGGCCGAGTCGGTGCGCGCCGCTCTCGGCGTGGCCCCCGGCTCGGCGGCCTCGCTCGAGGTCGGCGTCGCCCCCGCCGAGCCGGGCGACGACGGAGCGCTGTCACGCGCCGTGCGGGTGGCGATGCGGGGCTGCGACGAGGTCACGGCCGACGTCGGGGCCGGCCAGGTGACCCTCGGTGCGCCCTCGCCCTACGAGCTGGGCCGGTTCGTGGCCCGGCTCGAGGTCGCCCTCTGGGGCGAGTGGCTGGAGGGCGAGGTGTCGGCCCCCTCGGCCGACGGCGTGTCGGTAGGGGTCACCCTCAGCCGACGGTGA
- a CDS encoding DUF3499 domain-containing protein — protein MGLTRGCSKTGCAAPAVATLTYAYADRAIVLGPLATYAEPHTYDLCRTHAERLTAPRGWEVVRVGGEYSEPALASDDLLALADAVREAGRPRPGQRAVASGEQAPARGQAAAEADSGVVESGRRGHLRILRDT, from the coding sequence GTGGGCCTGACACGCGGATGTTCGAAGACGGGGTGCGCCGCGCCGGCGGTGGCCACGCTCACCTACGCGTACGCCGACCGGGCGATCGTGCTCGGGCCCCTCGCGACCTACGCCGAGCCGCACACGTACGACCTGTGCCGCACGCACGCCGAGCGCCTCACCGCCCCCCGTGGCTGGGAGGTCGTACGCGTCGGCGGCGAGTACTCCGAGCCCGCCCTCGCCTCCGACGACCTCCTCGCCCTCGCGGATGCCGTCCGGGAAGCCGGGCGGCCGCGGCCCGGCCAGCGCGCGGTGGCCTCGGGCGAGCAGGCCCCCGCCCGCGGGCAGGCCGCCGCCGAGGCCGACTCCGGCGTCGTCGAGTCGGGCCGCCGCGGGCACCTGCGCATCCTGCGCGACACCTGA
- a CDS encoding DUF5719 family protein, whose protein sequence is MRNTSGVVRLALTGLAVAGLAVGATRVDALGSDATVQLAQAQGRAGLPESTDVLVRESEVLCPGPQRVGLTGLRDVAGTVTVTASAPPAAALAEAGLAADTSSTASTTGSTSSTGRITLGDGTSASLGVTAPDASADAATAAKAGAVTARPTASALVTATATGGLAPGLAATQTWWRAGDDDRGLAVTPCTLPASDAWLVGGGGGPSRSERVVVANPGGNAVSVSFEVFGAKGPVASADGRDVSVPPRSRVAVSLDALALGETRPAVHVVATGGVVSAVLDDAWIDGATGRGIDDSVRAAAPATDLVVAGVDDDGESLVRVANPGTREALVQVRVLTDRGPSQPEALRAVRVPAGSTADVPLALGAGRYGLRLTSDQPVVAAAWVERRQASGADRMGDFAWAPATPAVHGLAGVQIAGARQPGGTATLVVAAGDGGADATVHLRSRSAAGAVTDRALPVTVGVDSVATVDVSSADEVWLSVQRGEPRAAVSVGGAVAGVPYLSVAALSSAPVTTLAVPVRQVDN, encoded by the coding sequence GTGAGGAACACCTCGGGGGTCGTGCGCCTCGCCCTGACCGGCCTCGCCGTGGCCGGCCTCGCGGTCGGTGCGACACGCGTCGACGCGCTCGGGTCCGACGCGACGGTGCAGCTCGCGCAGGCGCAGGGCCGGGCCGGGCTGCCCGAGTCCACCGACGTCCTCGTGCGCGAGTCCGAGGTGCTGTGCCCCGGCCCGCAGCGCGTCGGCCTCACCGGTCTGCGCGACGTGGCGGGCACCGTCACCGTCACCGCGTCTGCCCCTCCCGCCGCCGCGCTCGCCGAGGCGGGGCTCGCCGCCGACACCTCGTCCACGGCTTCGACCACGGGGTCCACGAGCTCCACGGGGCGCATCACGCTCGGCGACGGCACGAGCGCCTCGCTGGGCGTGACCGCGCCCGACGCGTCGGCCGACGCCGCCACGGCCGCGAAGGCAGGTGCCGTGACGGCCCGCCCCACGGCATCCGCGCTCGTCACCGCGACCGCCACCGGCGGCCTCGCCCCCGGGCTCGCCGCGACGCAGACGTGGTGGCGCGCCGGCGACGACGACCGCGGGCTCGCGGTGACGCCGTGCACCCTGCCGGCCTCCGACGCCTGGCTCGTGGGGGGTGGGGGTGGCCCCTCACGCTCGGAGCGCGTCGTCGTGGCCAACCCCGGGGGCAACGCCGTCAGCGTCTCCTTCGAGGTGTTCGGGGCGAAGGGACCGGTGGCCTCGGCCGACGGGCGGGACGTGTCGGTGCCGCCGCGCTCGCGCGTCGCCGTCTCCCTCGACGCCCTCGCACTGGGCGAGACCCGACCGGCCGTCCACGTCGTCGCGACCGGGGGAGTGGTGTCGGCGGTGCTCGACGACGCCTGGATCGACGGGGCGACGGGGCGCGGCATCGACGACTCCGTCCGCGCTGCGGCCCCCGCGACCGACCTCGTCGTGGCCGGTGTCGACGACGACGGCGAGTCGCTCGTGCGCGTGGCCAACCCCGGTACCCGTGAGGCGCTCGTGCAGGTGCGGGTGCTGACCGACCGCGGTCCGAGCCAGCCGGAGGCGCTGCGCGCCGTACGCGTGCCGGCCGGGTCGACGGCCGACGTGCCCCTCGCCCTGGGTGCGGGGCGCTACGGGCTGCGCCTGACCTCCGACCAGCCCGTCGTCGCCGCCGCGTGGGTCGAGCGACGGCAGGCGAGCGGCGCCGACCGCATGGGCGACTTCGCCTGGGCCCCGGCGACGCCTGCCGTCCACGGGCTGGCCGGTGTGCAGATCGCCGGTGCGCGGCAGCCCGGCGGCACCGCCACCCTCGTGGTCGCGGCGGGCGACGGGGGTGCCGACGCCACCGTGCACCTGCGCAGCCGGTCGGCGGCGGGGGCGGTGACCGACCGTGCGCTGCCCGTGACGGTCGGGGTCGACTCGGTGGCCACCGTCGACGTCTCGTCGGCCGACGAGGTCTGGCTGTCGGTGCAGCGCGGCGAGCCGCGGGCCGCGGTCAGCGTCGGTGGAGCCGTCGCCGGCGTGCCCTACCTGTCGGTCGCAGCGCTCTCGTCGGCGCCGGTGACGACGCTCGCCGTGCCGGTCCGCCAGGTCGACAACTGA
- the cofD gene encoding 2-phospho-L-lactate transferase has translation MRITALAGGVGGARFLRGLLRHLAVNPSALPDDDGEAQLTIIGNTGDDITLFGLRVCPDLDTLLYTLGGGIDERQGWGRADETHSVAGELAALGAQPQWFGLGDKDIATHVHRSQLLGQGVPLSEVVARLAARWGLPEQGVTLLPMTDTPVETHVVVDDGEGGERAIHFQEWWVRHRAALPARRFVVAGLDRATPAPGVLDAVRGADVVLLPPSNPVVSIGIVLGVPGVRDALRGTRAPVVGVSPLVGGRPVRGHADECLRAIGVDSTSEAVAGLYSDFLDGWLVDEVDPMRDRPGLRLERRPLLMSSVDAAADLAGAALEVALDLRRHRATA, from the coding sequence ATGCGCATCACCGCCCTCGCGGGCGGGGTGGGCGGTGCCCGCTTCCTGCGCGGGCTGCTGCGCCACCTCGCCGTCAACCCGTCCGCCCTCCCCGACGACGACGGCGAGGCGCAGCTGACGATCATCGGCAACACCGGCGACGACATCACCCTCTTCGGGCTGCGCGTCTGCCCCGACCTCGACACCCTGCTCTACACGCTTGGCGGGGGCATCGACGAGCGGCAGGGCTGGGGTCGCGCCGACGAGACGCACTCGGTCGCGGGCGAGCTCGCGGCCCTCGGAGCGCAGCCGCAGTGGTTCGGTCTCGGCGACAAGGACATCGCCACCCACGTCCACCGCTCACAGCTGCTCGGGCAGGGCGTCCCGCTCAGCGAGGTCGTGGCCCGGCTGGCCGCCCGCTGGGGGCTGCCGGAGCAGGGCGTGACCCTCCTGCCGATGACCGACACCCCGGTCGAGACGCACGTCGTCGTCGACGACGGCGAGGGCGGCGAGCGCGCCATCCACTTCCAGGAGTGGTGGGTGCGCCACCGCGCCGCACTGCCCGCGCGCCGCTTCGTCGTCGCCGGCCTCGACCGCGCGACCCCCGCGCCGGGCGTCCTCGACGCGGTGCGCGGCGCCGACGTCGTGCTGCTGCCCCCGAGCAACCCCGTCGTCTCGATCGGCATCGTCCTCGGTGTGCCCGGCGTGCGTGACGCGCTGCGCGGCACCCGCGCTCCCGTGGTCGGCGTCTCGCCGCTCGTCGGCGGGCGACCGGTCCGCGGTCACGCCGACGAGTGCCTCCGGGCGATCGGCGTCGACTCGACGAGCGAGGCCGTCGCCGGTCTCTACTCCGACTTCCTCGACGGCTGGCTCGTCGACGAGGTCGACCCGATGCGCGACCGCCCCGGGCTGCGCCTCGAGCGCCGGCCCCTGCTCATGAGCTCGGTCGACGCGGCCGCCGACCTCGCGGGCGCCGCCCTCGAGGTCGCGCTCGACCTGCGGCGGCACCGGGCCACCGCGTGA